One part of the Trichomycterus rosablanca isolate fTriRos1 chromosome 25, fTriRos1.hap1, whole genome shotgun sequence genome encodes these proteins:
- the polr2ea gene encoding DNA-directed RNA polymerases I, II, and III subunit RPABC1, translated as MDDEEETYRLWKIRKTIMQLCHDRGYLVTQDELDQTLEEFKSQFGDKPSEGRPRRTDLTVLVAHNDDPTDQMFVFFPEEPKVGIKTIKMYCQRMQEENITRAIIVVQMGMTPSAKQSLVDMAPKYILEQFLQQELLINITEHELVPEHMVMTKEEVTELLARYKLKESQLPRIQAGDPVARYFGLKRGQVVKIIRPSETAGRYITYRLVQ; from the exons ATGGATGATGAAGAGGAGACTTACCGTCTGTGGAAGATCAGGAAAACTATAATGCAG CTCTGTCATGATCGGGGATACTTGGTGACACAGGATGAGTTGGATCAGACTCTGGAAGAGTTTAAAAGTCAGTTTGGAGATAAACCCAGTGAGGGTCGGCCTCGACGGACAGATCTCACCGTGCTCGTGGCTCACAACGATGATCCCACAGATcagatgtttgttttctttcctG AGGAGCCCAAGGTGGGCATCAAGACCATCAAAATGTACTGCCAGAGAATGCAGGAGGAGAACATCACCCGTGCTATTATTGTGGTCCAGATGGGCATGACACCATCTGCCAAAcag TCGCTAGTAGACATGGCACCGAAGTACATCCTGGAGCAGTTCCTGCAGCAAGAGCTTCTCATCAACATCACAGAACACGAG CTGGTTCCTGAGCACATGGTGATGACAAAAGAAGAAGTCACGGAGCTGCTAGCAAGATA TAAGCTAAAGGAGAGCCAGTTACCCAGGATTCAGGCAGGAGACCCTGTGGCTCGGTACTTTGGCCTGAAAAGAGGCCAG GTGGTGAAGATTATCCGGCCGAGTGAAACTGCAGGACGATACATTACATACAGACTTGTACAGTAG